In one Candidatus Nealsonbacteria bacterium genomic region, the following are encoded:
- a CDS encoding S-adenosylmethionine decarboxylase has translation MKENQSKIYGQELIMDLYDCDPKILRSKKKILEYSNRICKLIKVKKYGRAIIKRFGTGSIAGFSLVQLIETSLVSGHFSELWDRAFINIFSCKLFNDKKTKDFTKKFFKAKKIKSRTIIR, from the coding sequence ATGAAAGAAAATCAATCGAAAATTTATGGACAGGAATTGATTATGGACCTTTATGACTGTGACCCAAAGATTTTAAGGTCAAAGAAGAAAATCTTAGAATATTCAAATAGGATTTGTAAACTGATTAAAGTTAAAAAATACGGCAGAGCAATCATCAAAAGATTTGGAACAGGTTCTATAGCTGGCTTTTCTTTGGTTCAGTTAATAGAAACCAGTTTAGTCTCTGGTCATTTTTCCGAACTGTGGGATAGGGCGTTTATCAATATTTTTTCTTGTAAGTTATTTAACGATAAAAAAACTAAGGACTTTACTAAAAAATTCTTTAAAGCAAAAAAAATTAAAAGTAGAACAATTATTCGTTGA
- the raiA gene encoding ribosome-associated translation inhibitor RaiA yields MKINIETKNITLNRAIEDFIKEKINSLEKFIKVLYNGKYKSPSSGKAKPALVAWVEIGKETLHHKRGPFFRAECQIRFSGKSIRAEAISKDLRLAITEVKDELQIGLKKQKEKMISKEKRKSRVLKKRMKISPQARFDQKGRTLEEGI; encoded by the coding sequence ATGAAGATAAACATTGAAACCAAAAACATAACACTGAATCGGGCTATAGAAGATTTTATTAAAGAAAAAATAAATTCCCTTGAAAAATTTATAAAAGTGTTATATAACGGAAAATATAAAAGTCCTTCCTCTGGTAAGGCAAAACCAGCACTTGTAGCATGGGTAGAGATTGGAAAAGAAACACTGCATCATAAGAGAGGACCATTTTTTCGAGCCGAATGCCAAATAAGATTTTCAGGAAAGAGTATAAGAGCAGAAGCTATTTCAAAAGATTTAAGATTAGCAATTACGGAAGTAAAAGATGAACTGCAGATAGGACTTAAAAAGCAAAAAGAAAAAATGATTTCAAAGGAAAAAAGAAAAAGTAGAGTTCTTAAAAAAAGAATGAAAATATCTCCCCAGGCAAGATTTGATCAGAAGGGGAGAACATTAGAAGAAGGTATTTAA
- a CDS encoding tetratricopeptide repeat protein, giving the protein MGKENRKSENRGLENFCLSIIRWGTYLILFTPLVISRSSFFPFVTPKTIYFRILAEIIFAAFLILAIYFPRYRPKINILSISIFIFVGVLILTSFLGINFERSFWSTFERMTGLFTFFHLLVFFIILTSCFKKREDWEKILSVSILVGILLCFYVLLPGEIEVSTRGGGTIGNTSFMAAYLLFDIFFALILFLEKKTSGWRIFSGLSLFLLISVLLTSTARGAIISFLGGMVLFLLGYLIFSGKKNLKKMGVFLVLFLIVLGIILAIYQPTFIKNTIEITLQKMKPRFVVWEKAWKGFLQKPIFGWGPENFNVVFTKFFNPCMFLSECGGEIWFDRAHNIVLDSLVTTGVVGLLSYLLIFAVSIFGLLRVYLKEKRNIFSFLGMAVLLIVYFFQNLLVFDMISSYTVFFLSLGFVTFLITEKEDLFFQPAEESSNSPLGVLEEGFGRYLISGVIGVLTVFLLYFGNIQPANSAVNTVHMIVSSVNLEKRLDFYKKALNTLMEKYEIREQFAQRVYEAGFDSKENRQVLESAFLMAEEQMQESIRKNPLDFRPHLFFGKLYFSDYYFSHNKEKLILAEKILEKAIELSPTNQQGYWYLGEVKRAEDEEEAALDLFEKAIDLEPRLGVSYWYLAMTHKMTGQYEEALQKVKDAEKAGYNWKKNVNNLRQAAEIYQVLRDDLSLLYLYQEAIEIHPENAEVWAGLANSYANLGQFEKAKQAAQKVIEINPDLAPEVEQFLKELPQ; this is encoded by the coding sequence ATGGGTAAAGAAAACAGAAAAAGTGAAAATCGAGGTTTAGAGAATTTTTGCCTTTCAATAATCAGATGGGGGACATATTTAATTTTATTCACTCCCTTAGTTATAAGCAGGAGTTCTTTTTTTCCCTTTGTTACCCCAAAGACCATTTATTTTAGGATTTTGGCTGAAATTATTTTTGCGGCTTTCTTAATTCTGGCTATATATTTTCCTCGCTATCGTCCAAAAATTAATATTCTGTCTATTTCAATCTTTATCTTTGTCGGAGTATTGATTCTGACGTCTTTTTTGGGAATTAACTTTGAAAGAAGTTTTTGGAGCACTTTTGAAAGAATGACGGGTCTCTTTACCTTTTTTCATCTTTTAGTTTTTTTCATTATTTTGACCAGCTGTTTCAAAAAAAGAGAAGATTGGGAAAAGATTCTTTCTGTTTCCATATTAGTTGGTATTTTGCTTTGTTTCTATGTTTTGCTTCCAGGAGAAATAGAAGTCTCTACCAGGGGAGGAGGGACAATTGGAAATACTTCTTTTATGGCAGCTTACTTACTGTTTGACATTTTTTTTGCCTTGATTTTGTTTTTGGAAAAAAAGACTTCTGGCTGGAGAATTTTCTCAGGATTATCTTTATTTTTGTTAATTTCAGTACTGCTCACTTCTACAGCCAGGGGTGCGATTATCTCTTTTTTGGGAGGGATGGTTCTATTTTTGTTGGGTTATTTAATTTTTTCAGGGAAAAAAAACCTGAAAAAGATGGGGGTATTTCTAGTTTTGTTTTTAATAGTTTTAGGAATAATTCTTGCAATTTATCAACCTACTTTTATTAAAAATACAATTGAGATAACTTTACAAAAGATGAAACCCAGATTTGTTGTTTGGGAAAAGGCCTGGAAAGGATTTTTACAAAAGCCGATATTTGGCTGGGGTCCTGAAAACTTCAATGTGGTTTTTACAAAATTTTTTAATCCCTGTATGTTTCTGTCAGAATGCGGAGGAGAGATTTGGTTTGACAGAGCACACAATATTGTTTTAGATAGCCTGGTTACCACCGGGGTAGTTGGTCTTTTAAGTTATTTGTTAATTTTTGCTGTTTCAATCTTTGGTCTTTTAAGAGTTTATCTTAAAGAAAAGAGGAATATTTTTTCTTTTTTGGGAATGGCGGTTTTGTTGATTGTTTATTTTTTTCAAAACCTGTTAGTTTTTGATATGATATCAAGCTACACCGTCTTTTTTTTGAGCCTGGGATTTGTCACTTTTTTGATAACAGAGAAAGAAGATTTATTTTTTCAACCAGCTGAAGAATCATCCAATTCCCCTTTAGGGGTACTTGAAGAGGGTTTTGGCAGATATCTCATTTCTGGTGTGATTGGGGTTCTAACTGTTTTTTTACTTTACTTTGGAAATATTCAACCTGCCAATAGCGCCGTAAACACAGTTCACATGATTGTTTCTTCTGTTAACCTGGAAAAGAGATTGGATTTTTACAAAAAAGCCCTAAATACCTTAATGGAAAAATACGAAATAAGGGAGCAGTTTGCCCAAAGGGTTTATGAAGCTGGTTTTGATTCAAAAGAAAACAGGCAGGTTTTGGAATCTGCCTTTCTTATGGCTGAAGAGCAGATGCAAGAGAGCATTAGAAAAAACCCCCTGGATTTCCGCCCTCATCTTTTTTTTGGCAAGCTTTATTTTAGCGATTATTATTTTAGTCATAACAAAGAAAAGTTGATTTTAGCTGAAAAAATTCTTGAGAAAGCCATAGAATTAAGCCCAACAAATCAGCAGGGCTACTGGTATTTAGGTGAAGTTAAGAGAGCAGAAGACGAAGAAGAGGCAGCTTTAGATTTATTTGAAAAAGCAATTGATTTAGAACCAAGACTGGGTGTATCTTATTGGTATTTGGCTATGACCCATAAGATGACAGGTCAGTATGAAGAAGCCTTACAAAAGGTAAAAGATGCAGAAAAAGCAGGTTATAATTGGAAAAAGAACGTGAACAATCTAAGACAGGCAGCTGAAATTTATCAGGTTTTAAGAGATGATTTGAGCTTGTTATATCTTTACCAAGAGGCAATAGAAATTCATCCTGAAAATGCCGAGGTCTGGGCAGGTTTAGCCAACAGTTATGCCAACCTGGGCCAATTTGAAAAAGCAAAACAAGCAGCTCAGAAAGTAATAGAGATTAATCCAGATTTAGCTCCCGAGGTTGAGCAGTTTTTAAAAGAATTACCCCAATAA
- the speD gene encoding adenosylmethionine decarboxylase, with translation MIKKTKRSIQWVNQWVNGKKQKYAGIHIVAEFWGSKIIEDSKEIEKILITAAEKGGNTPLEVTTHKFLPQGITGVVLLAESHIALHAWPEYNYLAIDIFTCGEKAFPDKSLNYLRKKFNPKKVEIKKIKRGTI, from the coding sequence ATGATTAAAAAAACAAAGAGATCCATACAATGGGTCAATCAATGGGTCAATGGAAAAAAACAAAAATATGCCGGTATTCACATAGTTGCCGAATTTTGGGGAAGCAAAATCATAGAAGACTCAAAAGAAATTGAGAAGATTTTAATTACAGCTGCTGAAAAAGGGGGAAATACTCCTTTAGAAGTAACCACTCATAAATTTTTACCCCAGGGTATAACCGGGGTTGTTTTATTAGCTGAAAGCCATATTGCTCTTCATGCTTGGCCCGAATATAATTATTTAGCAATAGATATTTTTACCTGCGGGGAGAAGGCTTTTCCAGATAAATCACTAAACTATTTAAGAAAAAAATTTAATCCCAAAAAAGTTGAAATAAAAAAAATAAAAAGAGGAACAATATGA
- the murB gene encoding UDP-N-acetylmuramate dehydrogenase, with the protein MKTKTKELKNILPEIQFNVPLKGHTSFRIGGPAKYFFEAKTKKDLILALKTSKKLKLSFYILGGGSKLLVSDKGFRGFIIKVQNSKFKVQNCTIFAEAGLSLEKLTKIAAKKSLTGLEWSAGIPGTVGGAVRGNAGAWEKSMGDIIKEVEVFDVEKQKIINLNNKKCKFSYRNSIFKKNPNLVILSCQIKLRKGNRKKSEEEMKSYLDYRREHHPLEFPTAGSIFENIPYDKKSKRKKPEAIPSGRIIEDCGLAGKKIGNVRISKKHSNFIINLGNGKAKDVKKLIKLVKLKVKKKFGISLKEELQYL; encoded by the coding sequence ATGAAAACTAAAACTAAAGAACTAAAAAATATTCTTCCTGAAATACAATTTAATGTACCGCTTAAAGGTCACACCAGTTTTAGGATTGGAGGTCCGGCTAAATATTTTTTTGAAGCTAAAACAAAAAAAGATTTAATTTTAGCGCTAAAAACAAGCAAAAAATTAAAATTATCTTTTTATATTTTAGGTGGCGGAAGCAAGCTCTTGGTTTCCGATAAAGGATTTAGGGGTTTTATAATAAAAGTTCAAAATTCAAAGTTTAAAGTTCAAAATTGCACTATTTTTGCAGAAGCTGGTTTATCATTAGAAAAATTAACTAAAATTGCAGCAAAAAAAAGTTTGACAGGGCTTGAGTGGTCAGCCGGAATTCCCGGAACAGTAGGAGGAGCTGTACGGGGAAATGCCGGTGCCTGGGAAAAATCAATGGGAGATATTATTAAGGAAGTTGAAGTTTTTGACGTTGAAAAACAAAAAATAATAAATTTGAATAACAAAAAATGTAAATTCAGTTATCGGAACAGTATTTTTAAAAAAAATCCAAACTTGGTTATTTTGTCTTGCCAAATTAAGCTTAGAAAAGGAAATAGAAAAAAAAGCGAGGAAGAAATGAAAAGCTATTTAGATTATCGTAGAGAACATCATCCCTTAGAATTCCCAACAGCTGGAAGTATTTTTGAAAACATTCCTTATGATAAAAAATCAAAAAGGAAAAAACCTGAAGCTATTCCTTCAGGTCGTATAATTGAAGATTGCGGTTTAGCTGGAAAAAAAATTGGAAATGTAAGAATTTCAAAAAAACATTCAAACTTTATTATTAATTTAGGGAACGGAAAAGCAAAAGATGTTAAAAAATTAATAAAGTTGGTAAAATTAAAAGTAAAAAAGAAATTTGGAATCAGTTTAAAGGAAGAACTTCAATATCTTTGA